A part of Bubalus bubalis isolate 160015118507 breed Murrah chromosome 6, NDDB_SH_1, whole genome shotgun sequence genomic DNA contains:
- the RBM15 gene encoding RNA-binding protein 15, with the protein MKTAGRDPLPRQSPRWRRAVPLCETSAGRRVSQFRGEDLRRPATMKGKERSPVKPKRSRGGEDSTSRGERSKKLGGSGGSNGSSSGKTDGGGGSRRSLHLDKSSSRGGSREYDTGGGSSSSRLHSYSSPSTKNSSGGGESRSSSRGGGGESRSSGAASSAPGGGDGGEYKTLKISELGSQLSDEAVEDGLFHEFKRFGDVSVKISHLSGSGSGDERVAFVNFRRPEDARAAKHARGRLVLYDRPLKIEAVYVSRRRSRSPLDKDSYPPSASVVGSSVSGHRHPPGGGGGGQRSLSPGGAALGYRDYRLQQLALGRLPPPPPPPLPRDLERERDYSFYERVRPAYSLEPRVGTGAGAAPFREVDEISPEDDQRANRTLFLGNLDITVTESDLRRAFDRFGVITEVDIKRPSRGQTSTYGFLKFENLDMSHRAKLAMSGKIIIRNPIKIGYGKATPTTRLWVGGLGPWVPLAALAREFDRFGTIRTIDYRKGDSWAYIQYESLDAAHAAWTHMRGFPLGGPDRRLRVDFADTEHRYQQQYLQPLPLTHYELVTDAFGHRAPDPLRGARDRTPPILYRDRDRDLYPDSDWVPPPPPVRERSTRTAATAVPAYEPLDSLDRRRDGWSLDRDRGDRDLPSSRDQPRKRRLPEESGGRHLDRSPESDRPRKRHCAPSPDRSPELVSSRDRYNSDNDRSSRLLLERPSPIRDRRGSLEKSQGDKRDRKNSASAERDKKHRTTASTEGKSPLKKEDRPDGSASSTSTASSKLKSPSQKQDGGTAPAAAASPKLCLAWQGMLLLKNSNFPSNMHLLQGDLQVASSLLVEGSTGGKVAQLKITQRLRLDQPKLDEVTRRIKVAGPNGYAILLAVPGSSDSRSSSSSATSDTATSTQRPLRNLVSYLKQKQAAGVISLPVGGNKDKENTGVLHAFPPCEFSQQFLDSPAKALAKSEEDYLVMIIVRAKLVNNG; encoded by the exons ATGAAGACTGCGGGGCGGGACCCTCTGCCGCGGCAGAGTCCAAGATGGCGGCGTGCGGTTCCGCTGTGTGAAACGAGCGCGGGGCGGCGGGTTAGTCAGTTCCGCGGAGAAGATCTCCGACGCCCCGCTACCATGAAGGGAAAAGAGCGCTCTCCGGTCAAGCCGAAACGCTCCCGTGGTGGTGAGGATTCGACTTCCCGCGGGGAGCGGAGCAAGAAGTTAGGGGGCTCTGGTGGCAGCAATGGGAGCAGCAGCGGAAAGACCGACGGCGGCGGCGGGTCGCGGCGCAGCCTTCATCTGGACAAGTCTAGCAGCCGAGGTGGTAGCCGCGAGTACGACACCGGAGGGGGCAGCTCCAGTAGCCGCTTGCATAGTTACAGCTCCCCAAGCACCAAAAATTCCTCGGGCGGGGGCGAGTCGCGCAGCAGCTCCCGGGGTGGAGGCGGGGAGTCACGTTCCTCTGGGGCCGCCTCTTCAGCTCCTGGCGGCGGAGATGGCGGGGAATACAAGACACTGAAGATAAGCGAGTTGGGGTCCCAGCTGAGTGACGAAGCAGTGGAGGACGGATTGTTTCACGAGTTTAAACGCTTCGGTGATGTAAGTGTCAAAATCAGTCATCTCTCGGGTTCTGGCAGCGGGGATGAGCGAGTAGCCTTTGTGAACTTCCGGCGGCCAGAGGACGCGCGGGCGGCCAAGCATGCCAGAGGCCGCCTAGTGCTCTATGACCGGCCTCTGAAGATAGAAGCCGTGTATGTGAGCCGGCGCCGCAGCCGCTCCCCTTTAGACAAAGATTCCTATCCTCCTTCAGCCAGTGTGGTCGGGTCCTCTGTAAGTGGTCACCGGCacccccctggaggaggtggtggaggccaGAGATCACTTTCCCCTGGTGGTGCAGCCTTGGGATACAGAGACTACCGCTTGCAGCAGTTGGCCCTTGGCCGCCTGCCCCCTCCACCTCCGCCACCACTGCCCCGAGACCTGGAGAGAGAGCGAGACTACTCGTTCTATGAGAGAGTGCGCCCAGCCTACAGTCTTGAGCCAAGGGTGGGAACTGGAGCAGGTGCTGCTCCTTTCAGAGAAGTAGATGAGATCTCACCCGAGGATGATCAGCGAGCTAACCGGACGCTTTTCTTGGGCAACCTAGACATCACTGTGACAGAGAGTGATCTGAGAAGGGCTTTTGACCGTTTCGGAGTCATCACAGAGGTAGACATCAAGAGGCCTTCTCGGGGCCAGACCAGTACCTATGGCTTTCTCAAATTTGAAAACCTAGATATGTCTCACCGGGCCAAACTAGCGATGTCTGGCAAAATTATCATTCGGAATCCTATCAAAATTGGTTATGGCAAAGCTACACCCACCACCCGCCTTTGGGTAGGTGGCCTGGGTCCTTGGGTGCCTCTTGCTGCCCTGGCACGGGAGTTTGACCGATTTGGCACCATACGCACCATTGACTACCGCAAAGGTGATAGTTGGGCATATATCCAGTATGAAAGCCTGGATGCAGCTCATGCTGCTTGGACCCATATGAGGGGCTTCCCACTTGGTGGCCCAGATCGTCGCCTTAGAGTAGACTTTGCAGACACAGAACATCGTTACCAGCAGCAATATCTGCAGCCTCTGCCGTTAACTCATTATGAACTGGTGACAGATGCTTTTGGACACCGGGCACCCGACCCTTTGAGGGGTGCTCGGGATAGGACACCACCCATACTGTACAGAGATCGTGATAGGGACCTTTATCCTGACTCTGATTGGgttccgcccccacccccagtccgtGAACGCAGCACTCGGACTGCAGCTACTGCTGTGCCTGCTTATGAGCCACTGGATAGCCTGGATCGCAGGCGGGATGGCTGGTCGTTGGACCGGGACAGAGGTGATCGAGATCTGCCCAGCAGCAGAGACCAACCTAGGAAGCGAAGGCTGCCTGAGGAGAGTGGGGGTCGGCATCTGGATAGGTCCCCAGAGAGTGACCGTCCACGAAAACGTCATTGCGCGCCTTCTCCTGACCGCAGTCCAGAATTGGTCAGTAGCCGGGATCGCTACAACAGCGACAACGATCGATCTTCCCGTCTTCTCTTGGAAAGGCCCTCTCCAATCAGAGACCGACGAGGTAGTTTGGAGAAAAGCCAGGGTGACAAGCGAGACCGTAAAAACTCAGCATCAGCTGAACGGGATAAGAAGCACCGGACAACTGCTTCCACGGAGGGTAAAAGCCCTCTGAAAAAAGAAGATCGGCCTGATGGGAGTGCATCCAGCACCAGCACTGCTTCATCAAAGCTGAAGTCCCCTTCCCAGAAACAGGATGGGGGGACCGCccctgcagcagcagcatctcccaaACTCTGTTTGGCCTGGCAGGGCATGCTTCTGTTGAAGAACagcaactttccttccaacatgCATCTGTTGCAGGGTGACCTCCAGGTGGCTAGTAGTCTTCTTGTGGAGGGCTCAACTGGGGGCAAAGTGGCCCAGCTCAAGATCACTCAGCGTCTTCGTTTGGACCAGCCCAAGTTGGATGAAGTAACGCGACGCATCAAAGTGGCAGGGCCCAATGGTTATGCTATTCTTCTGGCTGTGCCTGGAAGTTCTGATAGCAGGTCCTCTTCTTCCTCAGCCACATCAGACACTGCCACCTCTACTCAGAGGCCACTTAGGAACCTTGTGTCCTACTTAAAGCAAAAGCAGGCCGCTGGGGTGATCAGCCTCCCTGTGGGGGGCAACAAAGACAAGGAAAACACCGGAGTCCTTCATGCCTTTCCACCCTGTGAGTTCTCCCAGCAGTTCCTGGATTCCCCTGCCAAGGCACTGGCCAAATCTGAAGAAGATTACCTGGTCATGATCATTGTCCGTG CAAAACTGGTGAACAACGGATGA